One window from the genome of Aquabacterium sp. A3 encodes:
- a CDS encoding HEAT repeat domain-containing protein has protein sequence MGLRKATEGGLRRVAPREYARDLEGLCLQLQDPDPTVRRWAVRDLGHVAQVAPTLCEHLHHETDHAVREMIFTTLRREGSPEVAAGLMPLLRSEDANLRNSAIEVLSSMPQAMGPHVERLLDDPDADVRIFTLNVLNELRHPDVMRWVSGALQRDPHVNVVAAALEVAAESGTTAALPFIEQARQRFPDDAFIGFAADMAQQRIEAS, from the coding sequence ATGGGATTGCGAAAAGCCACTGAAGGCGGCCTGCGCCGGGTTGCACCCCGCGAGTACGCGCGCGACCTTGAAGGCCTGTGCCTGCAACTGCAGGACCCTGATCCCACCGTGCGCCGCTGGGCGGTGCGCGACCTGGGGCATGTGGCACAGGTGGCCCCCACCTTGTGCGAACACCTGCACCACGAAACCGACCACGCCGTGCGTGAAATGATCTTCACCACGCTGCGCCGCGAAGGCAGCCCCGAGGTGGCCGCCGGGCTGATGCCACTGCTGCGCAGCGAAGACGCCAACCTGCGCAACTCGGCCATCGAGGTGCTGTCCAGCATGCCTCAGGCCATGGGACCGCATGTGGAGCGACTGCTGGACGACCCGGACGCCGATGTGCGCATCTTCACCCTCAATGTGCTCAACGAGTTGCGACACCCGGACGTGATGCGCTGGGTCAGCGGTGCGCTTCAGCGCGACCCGCACGTCAATGTGGTTGCCGCTGCCCTGGAAGTGGCGGCCGAAAGTGGCACCACCGCCGCATTGCCCTTCATCGAGCAGGCCCGTCAACGCTTTCCCGATGACGCGTTCATCGGATTCGCTGCAGACATGGCGCAGCAACGAATCGAAGCATCATGA
- the cheB gene encoding chemotaxis-specific protein-glutamate methyltransferase CheB: MAKVLVVDDSALMRRLITGVLNEAGHDTRTANNGTEAVETLVEWQPDVVTLDINMPRMDGLTALSLIMAARPTPVIMVSSLTEEGALATLEALALGAVDFITKPGGTISLSIDDIAQQLLSKVRAALRAHPKTRHTPAEPVRHPTPARPGPAVRPSAPSAAHSAGRHELSLVVVGVSTGGPRTLEDILPALPADFPCAVLVAQHMPPNFTDAFARRMDRLCAMPVTEVNTPRPLEPGHVYIGQGGTDMIVMERLGRLVAAPKPETPGHPWHPSVDVLVNSAMRHLPPSQITGVQLTGMGDDGAKAMTELKRRGGRTIAEAESTAVVFGMPQELIEAGGASVVLPCHQIARQLLGWLHRKERTRDGIAKSH; this comes from the coding sequence ATGGCCAAGGTGCTGGTGGTGGACGACTCGGCCCTGATGCGGCGATTGATCACGGGGGTGCTGAACGAAGCTGGTCACGACACGCGCACGGCAAACAACGGAACCGAAGCGGTTGAAACGCTGGTGGAATGGCAACCCGATGTGGTGACCCTGGACATCAACATGCCGCGCATGGACGGCCTGACCGCCCTGTCGCTGATCATGGCGGCCCGGCCCACACCGGTGATCATGGTGTCGTCGCTGACCGAAGAAGGCGCCCTGGCAACGCTGGAGGCCCTGGCGCTGGGTGCGGTGGATTTCATCACCAAGCCGGGCGGCACGATCTCCTTGTCCATCGACGACATTGCACAGCAATTGCTGAGCAAGGTGCGGGCCGCCTTGCGGGCACATCCCAAGACGCGGCACACCCCCGCCGAGCCTGTGCGCCACCCGACACCCGCGCGCCCTGGACCGGCGGTGCGCCCGTCGGCCCCTTCAGCGGCGCACAGCGCAGGGCGCCACGAACTGTCGCTGGTGGTCGTGGGCGTCTCGACTGGCGGACCACGCACACTGGAAGACATCCTGCCCGCGCTGCCGGCGGACTTCCCCTGTGCGGTGCTGGTCGCGCAACACATGCCCCCGAACTTCACGGACGCCTTTGCACGCCGCATGGACCGGTTGTGTGCCATGCCCGTGACCGAGGTCAACACCCCTCGCCCCCTGGAGCCCGGCCACGTCTACATCGGTCAGGGCGGTACCGACATGATCGTGATGGAACGCCTGGGACGCCTGGTGGCCGCCCCCAAGCCCGAGACACCCGGACACCCCTGGCACCCTTCAGTTGATGTGCTGGTGAACAGCGCCATGCGCCACCTGCCCCCAAGCCAGATCACCGGAGTTCAGCTCACCGGCATGGGCGATGACGGCGCCAAGGCCATGACAGAACTCAAGCGCCGAGGTGGCCGCACCATCGCCGAAGCCGAATCCACCGCCGTGGTGTTTGGCATGCCACAAGAACTGATTGAAGCCGGCGGCGCCAGTGTGGTGCTGCCCTGCCACCAGATCGCCAGGCAGCTGCTGGGCTGGCTGCACCGCAAGGAAAGGACCCGCGATGGGATTGCGAAAAGCCACTGA
- a CDS encoding CheR family methyltransferase translates to MKAAAALAKPTISEADFEKFREFFYRKTGIQFDQSKRYFVDKRLVERIELTDSENFRNYFIKLRFETSGDEMQALVNAMTVNETYFFREAYQFDCLVNSMLDDITSRRKPGSRIRIWSIPSSTGEEPYSIALYLLERWPHIDDYEVEILSSDIDTSVLRAAQQGVYSDRSVANLPKAYLNKYFRKMGEGQWQLSRDIVDAVDFSRVNLCDPKDTQRFRDIDVIFCRNLLIYFDDLSRRTAAEAMFDALRPGGFICLGHSESMSRISSLFDVRRFPDAMVYEKPLEGRK, encoded by the coding sequence ATGAAAGCTGCCGCCGCCTTGGCCAAGCCCACGATCTCGGAAGCGGACTTCGAGAAGTTCAGAGAGTTCTTCTACCGCAAGACCGGGATCCAGTTCGACCAATCCAAGCGCTACTTTGTGGACAAGCGCCTGGTCGAGCGCATCGAACTCACCGACAGCGAGAACTTCCGCAACTACTTCATCAAGCTCCGGTTCGAGACCAGTGGCGACGAGATGCAGGCCCTCGTCAATGCGATGACGGTCAACGAAACCTATTTCTTTCGCGAAGCCTATCAGTTCGACTGCCTGGTCAACAGCATGCTCGACGACATCACGTCGCGGCGCAAGCCGGGGTCACGCATTCGCATCTGGTCCATTCCCTCGTCCACCGGAGAAGAGCCCTACTCCATCGCGCTGTACCTGCTGGAGCGCTGGCCCCACATCGACGACTACGAGGTGGAGATCCTGTCCTCGGACATCGACACCTCGGTGTTGCGCGCCGCCCAGCAGGGGGTGTACTCGGACCGGTCTGTGGCCAACCTGCCCAAGGCTTACCTCAACAAGTACTTTCGCAAGATGGGCGAGGGGCAATGGCAGCTGTCACGCGACATCGTCGATGCGGTGGACTTCAGCCGCGTCAACCTGTGCGATCCCAAAGACACCCAGCGCTTTCGGGACATCGACGTGATCTTTTGCCGCAACCTGCTCATCTACTTCGATGACCTGTCGCGGCGCACCGCCGCCGAAGCCATGTTCGATGCCCTGCGCCCCGGCGGCTTCATCTGCCTGGGTCACTCTGAATCCATGAGCCGAATCTCTTCCCTGTTCGACGTCCGACGCTTTCCGGATGCCATGGTCTACGAAAAGCCGCTGGAGGGCCGCAAATGA